One Cardinium endosymbiont cEper1 of Encarsia pergandiella genomic region harbors:
- a CDS encoding cysteine desulfurase family protein encodes MDIYLDHAATTPLDSAVLDSMLPYMAHFCGNPASVHRYGCRAKAALEKARKKIATLLDVAPSEIFFTSGGTEGNNMLLRGVIEAMQIAHVLTSPLEHLSVRMPLETLARQGKITLSYVQVDQEGGFMLDEVAEWLKGHPHALVSFMQVNHEIGNITNAVAIGALCKAYGAYFHSDTIQSIYCGLADFQSCHLALGSAHKIHGPKGIGFVYIDAKVSVAPLITGGGQELNMRGGTENVAYIVGMAKALEMAFEHKTKVVAHLLAIKQYMIELLKTHMPDVTFNGQSASLTQSSPNLLNISLPDSDGRDMVVYHLDIHGIAASTGSACTSGSHIGSAVIAALQKETNHAIRFSFSKNTTFAEVKKTVDLLTQLYTK; translated from the coding sequence ATGGATATCTACTTAGATCATGCTGCTACTACGCCATTAGATTCAGCCGTATTGGATAGTATGCTTCCTTATATGGCCCATTTTTGTGGCAATCCTGCTTCTGTGCATCGTTATGGTTGCCGTGCGAAAGCAGCGCTTGAAAAAGCTAGAAAAAAAATAGCGACCTTATTGGATGTGGCGCCTTCTGAAATCTTCTTTACCTCTGGTGGTACAGAGGGAAACAATATGTTGTTAAGAGGTGTTATAGAGGCGATGCAAATAGCCCATGTGTTGACTTCTCCCTTGGAGCATCTTTCAGTTCGGATGCCTCTAGAAACCTTGGCCAGACAGGGTAAGATTACCTTATCCTATGTCCAGGTTGACCAAGAGGGGGGCTTTATGTTGGATGAAGTAGCGGAATGGTTAAAAGGCCATCCCCATGCTTTGGTGAGTTTTATGCAGGTCAATCATGAAATAGGGAATATAACCAATGCGGTAGCCATCGGAGCGCTTTGTAAAGCATATGGTGCTTATTTTCATTCTGATACCATTCAAAGTATCTATTGTGGCCTTGCTGACTTTCAGTCTTGTCATCTTGCCCTTGGTTCTGCCCATAAAATACATGGACCCAAAGGGATTGGCTTTGTCTATATAGATGCTAAGGTATCGGTTGCACCACTGATTACGGGAGGGGGGCAAGAGTTAAATATGCGCGGAGGGACTGAAAATGTCGCCTATATTGTTGGCATGGCCAAAGCATTGGAAATGGCTTTTGAGCATAAAACAAAAGTGGTAGCACACTTGTTAGCCATTAAGCAGTATATGATCGAGTTATTGAAAACACATATGCCCGATGTAACCTTTAATGGACAGAGTGCAAGCTTAACCCAAAGCAGTCCCAATCTATTAAATATTTCATTGCCTGACTCAGATGGGCGCGATATGGTTGTCTACCATTTAGATATTCATGGTATAGCTGCTTCTACAGGCAGTGCCTGTACAAGTGGTAGCCATATAGGTTCGGCGGTTATAGCTGCTTTGCAAAAAGAAACCAACCATGCGATACGTTTCTCTTTTAGTAAAAATACTACCTTTGCAGAAGTTAAAAAAACAGTTGATTTGCTAACGCAGCTTTATACGAAGTAA
- a CDS encoding DUF6913 domain-containing protein, translating into MIRLYLSTKLFILGVVTRLASKNKTVARSNVGLNKATTIGVLYSYESPAKHEVVQRFIRDLKNLDKQVGVLCYTTKKDRIHTSSHLRYAFDHGAITILGKAKSDRIQKFIKTSFDYLFYLDLTIHPVLASILVQHHAKCRVGHFDPTSRNFFEVMVQVNRTTPVEDIKRLASQMLHYTGCMEGQ; encoded by the coding sequence ATGATCCGTTTATACTTAAGTACAAAGCTTTTTATTTTAGGCGTTGTAACCCGCTTGGCCTCAAAAAATAAGACGGTGGCACGCAGCAATGTAGGCTTGAACAAAGCAACCACTATAGGTGTACTCTATAGTTATGAAAGTCCTGCCAAGCATGAGGTGGTACAACGTTTTATTCGAGATTTAAAAAATTTGGATAAGCAAGTTGGTGTGCTTTGTTACACTACAAAGAAAGATCGTATCCATACCAGTAGTCATTTGCGCTATGCTTTTGACCATGGTGCCATTACTATTTTAGGGAAGGCAAAAAGTGACCGCATACAAAAGTTTATAAAAACTTCTTTTGATTATTTGTTTTATTTAGATTTGACGATCCATCCAGTATTGGCATCTATTTTAGTCCAACATCATGCCAAATGCCGTGTGGGTCATTTTGATCCTACGTCCAGAAATTTCTTTGAAGTAATGGTCCAAGTAAATCGGACTACTCCGGTAGAAGATATCAAAAGATTGGCCAGTCAGATGTTGCACTATACGGGATGTATGGAAGGGCAATGA